The Zestosphaera sp. genome includes a window with the following:
- a CDS encoding HAD hydrolase-like protein produces MGKRYRALILDIDDTMVRTGIEWSVVRNRLREILGFELPRYPIAEYLVRHGSELPKEKMALVEEVVKGEELRSALSVESDPRLIHVLKKLKDAGYLIAVVTLRSKETAELVLDRLGCLQHVDLILTRDSHISRAEQLREAIKLLGVEAREVLFFGDHFTDHEAANELNIDYVLVPKRGDVKGVPQELLSFLNNLV; encoded by the coding sequence ATGGGGAAGCGATACAGGGCACTGATACTTGACATTGACGACACCATGGTGAGGACAGGTATTGAGTGGAGTGTTGTAAGAAATAGGTTGAGGGAGATTCTAGGTTTCGAATTACCTCGTTACCCGATAGCTGAGTACTTAGTTCGACATGGTAGTGAGCTTCCTAAGGAGAAGATGGCGTTAGTCGAGGAAGTGGTTAAAGGGGAGGAACTGAGGTCAGCGTTAAGTGTTGAGAGTGATCCCCGGCTAATACATGTACTGAAAAAACTTAAAGATGCCGGCTACCTCATAGCGGTCGTCACGTTGAGAAGTAAAGAAACTGCTGAGCTAGTTCTAGATAGACTTGGCTGTCTTCAACACGTGGACCTCATCCTCACAAGAGACTCACACATATCACGTGCTGAGCAACTGAGAGAGGCTATCAAGTTGTTAGGGGTTGAAGCTAGGGAAGTGCTTTTCTTCGGAGACCATTTTACAGACCATGAAGCTGCTAACGAGCTTAACATCGACTACGTGTTAGTCCCCAAGAGGGGTGATGTCAAGGGAGTCCCGCAAGAACTACTCTCCTTCCTGAATAATTTAGTTTGA
- a CDS encoding molybdopterin molybdotransferase MoeA, whose protein sequence is MSRRLDGFMRLEKYEVVLSKLLEHVKIRIGIEAISVTEATGRIAAEDVVSPRDYPPVDRAALDGYAVRSLDTSGASPSNPIPLKIVGNVKAGDVPRPTVGVGEAVVIFTGATMPRGSDAVVPFEEAMRDGDYIYVLKPMHQYKNVSRTGEDLKSGDLIVRRGTVIRPWHIAALIEAGVLEVKVFKRPKVIIISIGDELVADPTRSTGYTIPNSTGPLIYAYLRELGCEPVLKGVITDDASEIINSVSKSLDDCDIVITTGGTSVGGTDLTPDAISRIPGAQLVFHGVNIRPGRTAGAYVVGGKPVFMLSGLPVAALVGLEVFVKPLIRHLVGAERPPQPSVRARVRRRIANVVGFNSFFRVVVYREGGELNVEPLRLTGSGIVSSLLRGNAILTVSENVEGYDEGDYVDVLLIGPIYEGRPAFLDQQSS, encoded by the coding sequence ATGAGTAGGAGACTTGATGGGTTCATGCGTTTAGAGAAGTATGAGGTTGTGCTCTCAAAGCTTTTAGAGCACGTTAAGATACGTATAGGCATTGAGGCTATCTCAGTAACTGAAGCTACTGGAAGGATAGCTGCTGAGGATGTAGTCAGCCCGAGAGACTACCCCCCAGTAGACAGAGCGGCTCTCGACGGCTACGCTGTCAGATCTTTAGATACTTCCGGAGCCTCCCCCAGTAACCCAATACCTCTCAAGATAGTGGGCAACGTCAAAGCCGGTGACGTCCCCCGGCCTACAGTGGGTGTTGGGGAAGCAGTGGTAATATTCACTGGCGCTACCATGCCAAGGGGATCCGACGCAGTAGTGCCTTTCGAAGAGGCTATGAGGGACGGTGACTACATATACGTCCTGAAGCCTATGCATCAATACAAAAACGTTAGCAGAACAGGCGAGGATCTCAAGTCAGGCGACCTCATAGTGAGAAGAGGCACTGTAATTAGGCCGTGGCATATCGCAGCCCTGATAGAGGCAGGAGTTTTGGAAGTCAAAGTATTCAAGAGGCCTAAGGTAATCATAATAAGCATAGGCGATGAATTGGTGGCAGACCCAACACGCAGCACTGGCTACACCATACCTAACTCGACAGGCCCCCTGATCTACGCATACTTGAGGGAACTAGGGTGTGAGCCGGTGCTGAAGGGAGTCATCACTGACGACGCATCAGAGATAATTAACAGCGTCTCAAAATCGCTGGATGACTGCGACATAGTAATAACAACTGGAGGGACTTCAGTCGGCGGCACGGACTTAACTCCAGACGCTATTTCACGAATTCCGGGAGCGCAGCTGGTCTTCCACGGCGTCAACATAAGACCTGGCAGAACTGCGGGAGCTTATGTAGTTGGTGGTAAACCTGTGTTCATGCTGTCCGGCCTGCCGGTAGCTGCTCTAGTAGGTCTTGAAGTGTTTGTGAAGCCTCTCATCAGGCACCTTGTTGGCGCTGAGCGACCCCCGCAGCCCTCAGTAAGGGCTAGGGTTCGTAGGAGGATAGCTAATGTAGTTGGATTTAACTCGTTCTTTAGGGTAGTAGTCTACCGCGAGGGCGGAGAGTTAAACGTAGAGCCCCTGAGGTTGACGGGCTCAGGCATCGTCTCATCCCTTTTGAGGGGCAATGCAATATTGACTGTTAGTGAGAATGTTGAAGGTTATGACGAGGGCGATTACGTTGACGTCCTCCTAATAGGACCTATATATGAGGGAAGACCGGCTTTCCTAGACCAACAATCTTCATGA
- the glmS gene encoding glutamine--fructose-6-phosphate transaminase (isomerizing): MVCGIIGVTASEDFLTKPLGEIIKEALKKLEYRGYDSVGFAIMTRDRVLEVRKSRGMIDAVAQKLKFDLFTGIAGIGHTRWATHGAPSDENAHPHTDCSGRIAVVHNGIIENHRELREFLTTHGHRFRSDTDTEVLPHLIEFFKGSGHNPYEAFKKSVGLLKGAYAVVVMDVDEPDKLFFARNTSPLIIGVGTQANFIASDVVAFMNFTKKVIVLQDGEVGYVTPDTILVEEIRNENGIVVWRPVNVEPRIRTIEWTPEMATKGGYEHFMIKEIYEQPYALASTLSAASESVEGLARFLTRSERVILLGAGTSYHAALLAALLLRKYAGVWAEALVSSESPWWINRLREGDVVIGVSQSGETIDTLKGIREARARGAVTVAVTNVVGSTIARESDLTAYIRAGPEIGVAATKTFTSQVALLSYLALRTGELSGFLSPSDTSQAYKSLQEVPRIASSILEEVGHKAIWLSSRIHSKSSMYYLGRGLGLPIAMEGALKLKEIAYVHAEAYPAGESKHGPIALIENDFPVLFVVLNKDEGDLIKSNIEEMRARGAQIIVVSPRNVEDVLALADMSFKMPALHEVASATTYVIPLQILAYHTAIRRGLDPDKPRNLAKTVTVF, from the coding sequence GTGGTCTGTGGTATAATAGGGGTCACGGCTAGTGAGGACTTCCTAACCAAACCTTTAGGTGAGATTATCAAGGAGGCTCTTAAGAAGCTTGAGTATAGGGGCTATGATTCGGTAGGCTTTGCTATAATGACGCGGGACAGAGTGCTTGAGGTAAGGAAGTCTAGGGGTATGATAGATGCTGTGGCGCAGAAGCTTAAGTTCGACTTATTCACAGGTATCGCAGGAATAGGTCATACTAGATGGGCTACACATGGAGCTCCCAGCGATGAGAACGCCCACCCTCATACGGACTGCAGCGGACGTATAGCTGTCGTGCATAACGGGATTATAGAGAACCATCGAGAGCTGAGGGAGTTCCTGACCACGCACGGACACAGGTTCCGTTCAGATACGGATACTGAAGTGTTGCCGCACTTGATTGAGTTCTTTAAAGGAAGTGGGCACAATCCATATGAGGCCTTTAAGAAGTCGGTGGGGTTGCTGAAGGGAGCGTACGCTGTTGTAGTCATGGATGTGGACGAGCCTGACAAGTTGTTCTTCGCTAGAAACACGTCACCGTTAATAATTGGTGTAGGGACTCAAGCTAACTTCATAGCCAGCGACGTTGTGGCCTTCATGAACTTCACTAAGAAAGTGATAGTGTTGCAGGACGGCGAGGTCGGCTACGTGACCCCTGACACCATATTGGTTGAGGAAATTAGGAATGAGAATGGAATCGTTGTCTGGAGACCCGTTAACGTGGAACCCAGAATTAGGACTATTGAATGGACTCCGGAGATGGCCACTAAAGGCGGCTATGAGCACTTCATGATCAAAGAAATCTACGAGCAACCTTATGCCCTGGCCTCAACACTCAGCGCTGCAAGTGAGTCTGTGGAGGGCCTGGCCAGGTTTCTCACCAGGTCTGAGAGAGTAATCCTTTTAGGGGCAGGAACCTCATATCATGCTGCACTGCTAGCAGCGTTGCTTTTAAGAAAGTACGCTGGTGTGTGGGCTGAGGCACTCGTATCCTCCGAAAGTCCATGGTGGATTAACAGATTAAGGGAAGGCGATGTGGTTATAGGAGTCAGTCAATCGGGTGAGACTATAGACACCCTCAAAGGAATTAGGGAAGCTAGGGCTAGGGGCGCCGTAACTGTGGCAGTAACCAATGTAGTGGGATCAACAATAGCCAGAGAATCCGACCTCACTGCATACATTAGAGCTGGGCCTGAGATAGGGGTCGCGGCCACAAAGACTTTCACCTCACAAGTAGCCCTCCTATCATACTTGGCCCTCAGGACCGGAGAACTCAGCGGATTCTTAAGCCCTTCGGACACATCACAAGCCTACAAATCTCTTCAAGAGGTCCCTAGAATCGCCTCATCTATTTTAGAGGAAGTCGGACATAAGGCGATTTGGTTGTCAAGTAGGATACATTCTAAGAGTAGTATGTATTATCTGGGTAGGGGATTGGGGTTACCGATAGCGATGGAGGGAGCTCTTAAACTAAAGGAGATTGCCTACGTGCATGCTGAGGCATACCCTGCCGGCGAGTCCAAACACGGGCCGATAGCCCTAATTGAGAATGATTTCCCAGTACTTTTTGTTGTATTGAACAAGGATGAGGGAGACCTCATAAAGAGCAACATAGAGGAGATGAGGGCAAGGGGCGCTCAAATAATTGTGGTTTCTCCTAGGAACGTTGAAGACGTGCTGGCATTAGCGGACATGAGCTTCAAGATGCCAGCGTTGCATGAGGTAGCGTCAGCAACTACTTACGTGATACCACTCCAGATATTGGCCTATCACACAGCCATTAGAAGGGGGCTGGATCCTGACAAGCCTAGGAACCTAGCTAAAACCGTCACTGTGTTTTAG
- a CDS encoding phosphoribosyltransferase produces MSKFLIPSWEEIHMAVLRLATLILEDGFRTDLVVGILRGGYIVARVLCDLLGISDIGVVEVKFYKGIEERAERPIITQPLTADVKGKSVLVVDDVADSGRTLEVVTEQTRLRGAKSVKTAVLYYKPRSIIKPDYYSHETIEWVVFPWELCEFIRELIMHGHIANGEILAQKLRSLGFPHSEEFLKELAEYVVSARTP; encoded by the coding sequence ATGTCTAAATTCCTGATCCCTAGTTGGGAGGAGATACATATGGCCGTCCTGAGGCTGGCCACCCTAATCCTGGAAGATGGATTCAGAACGGATTTGGTGGTAGGGATTCTTAGAGGGGGATACATAGTGGCGAGGGTGTTGTGCGATCTGCTTGGGATAAGCGATATAGGGGTTGTCGAGGTCAAATTCTATAAGGGTATTGAGGAGAGAGCGGAGAGACCTATAATCACTCAGCCGCTTACAGCGGATGTTAAAGGTAAGAGTGTGCTAGTGGTGGATGATGTTGCAGATTCGGGAAGAACATTAGAGGTTGTTACGGAACAGACAAGGCTGAGAGGGGCTAAGAGCGTTAAGACCGCCGTCCTTTACTACAAACCCAGGTCGATAATTAAACCAGATTATTATTCGCATGAAACTATTGAGTGGGTGGTTTTCCCATGGGAGTTATGTGAATTTATTAGAGAACTGATAATGCATGGACATATCGCCAATGGCGAAATACTTGCCCAGAAGCTGAGGTCGTTGGGTTTTCCGCACTCGGAGGAGTTTCTGAAGGAGCTAGCTGAGTATGTGGTCAGTGCCAGGACGCCTTAA
- a CDS encoding CoA-binding protein has translation MKLSLKEALDDLNVIAIVGGSPVKGKIGNTILENIVKSGFQGKIYVINPKYSEVLGFKSYGSLKELPEAPDAVVVAIPASMAVQLVGEAVEVGVKLAVIISSGFSEVGRSDLQEALEEIIRASDIRVIGPNSAGVFISRYSLHASIEFPPTKGKVGVAAQSGAVGGVVISELKRYSSGASFFVSLGNSLDVSVEEVLEYSSEDEGTEAVITYLEWLRDGKRFIEGGLKLLRTGKPLCILKGGVDKRSSEAARSHTGGLTPNFEVFKAAVSKVGGYLATDIPDAVEVCELSRRCKDLNPSRVLVLTNSGGLGVLTASNLELQGFELPRPPRDLTNMLRDYNLQAEPVNPIDLGGDTYIEELTDLLLLDMLKEYYDVVVLAYVPTAAESPDKIAGTINNKAKDFSLPVIGYFAGEGSVDVITRVSGDIPVATSSWFLSRALAFIREFNSRRRLV, from the coding sequence ATGAAGCTCTCGTTAAAGGAAGCATTAGATGATCTTAACGTAATAGCAATTGTCGGCGGATCCCCTGTTAAGGGCAAAATAGGCAATACTATACTTGAGAACATAGTTAAGTCCGGTTTCCAAGGTAAGATCTACGTCATCAATCCCAAATACTCTGAGGTATTAGGGTTTAAGTCTTACGGGAGTTTAAAAGAGCTCCCCGAAGCTCCTGATGCCGTAGTAGTCGCCATACCTGCGAGCATGGCTGTTCAGTTGGTGGGTGAAGCGGTAGAGGTTGGAGTTAAGCTGGCGGTAATCATTTCATCAGGGTTTAGCGAGGTTGGTAGATCTGACCTACAGGAGGCTCTTGAGGAAATCATTAGAGCCTCAGACATTCGCGTCATAGGTCCTAACTCAGCAGGAGTGTTTATCAGCAGGTATTCCTTACATGCGAGCATAGAGTTCCCTCCTACTAAAGGGAAGGTGGGGGTTGCTGCTCAGAGCGGTGCTGTAGGCGGAGTAGTCATTAGTGAATTGAAGAGGTACTCATCAGGCGCGTCCTTCTTCGTAAGTCTAGGCAACAGTCTTGACGTTTCCGTCGAGGAAGTCTTGGAATATAGTAGTGAAGATGAGGGTACGGAGGCCGTGATAACGTATTTGGAGTGGTTGCGTGATGGCAAACGCTTCATTGAAGGAGGTCTTAAGTTACTGAGGACCGGCAAGCCTCTGTGTATTCTTAAGGGGGGCGTCGATAAGCGAAGCTCGGAAGCCGCTAGATCGCATACAGGAGGTCTAACACCCAACTTCGAAGTATTTAAAGCCGCCGTTTCCAAAGTCGGCGGGTACCTAGCGACTGACATTCCCGACGCTGTGGAAGTATGTGAGCTCTCAAGACGCTGTAAGGACCTCAACCCGTCGAGAGTGTTAGTACTCACGAATTCTGGCGGTTTGGGGGTCCTTACAGCGTCTAACCTGGAGTTACAAGGCTTCGAACTACCTAGACCTCCACGTGATCTGACCAACATGCTGCGTGATTACAATCTTCAAGCCGAGCCGGTTAACCCTATAGATCTGGGAGGGGATACCTACATAGAGGAGCTAACCGATCTACTTCTGCTGGACATGCTGAAGGAATACTATGACGTAGTGGTGCTGGCCTATGTCCCTACTGCAGCGGAATCCCCTGACAAAATAGCTGGAACTATTAATAACAAGGCAAAAGATTTTAGCCTACCGGTCATAGGGTACTTCGCGGGCGAGGGTTCGGTAGATGTGATTACTAGAGTGTCCGGGGATATTCCTGTAGCCACTTCATCCTGGTTTTTAAGTAGAGCCTTAGCATTTATAAGGGAGTTTAACTCTAGGAGGAGGTTGGTTTGA
- a CDS encoding indolepyruvate ferredoxin oxidoreductase subunit alpha: MRNYNPLKAPEGVRIALMGNEAIARGVVESGTYVVTGYPGTPSSEIIMTLHEYGSGLDIYAEWAVNERVAFEIALGASLGGARSLVTMKGPGLNVASDPALSAAYSGVNGGMTILVADDPGPMTTQTEQDSRWYAKLSKLPMVSPSSPQEAKDFMVVSQRLSEALQLPVILRTTTRVNHTVGEVITGGTELPRGFQGFRADPPRYVRAGMSWNLERHKWLNNQLRLVEGLVKQYGLNRVVEGGNKCIVTEGVSYNYVMEVLSRYRPTGNNVKVIKVDLLWPIPREFLLNSLSDCEEVLVVEELDPYLEESVKALLNEQKIRVNVYGKSNGFLPLEGELSALLVAKTLSKLLGFGVLSAEPRLKSLEVPSRPPPMCPGCPHRNSYIAILFGIAKAGYRREDIPIFGDIGCYALSVNPPLNAIWVEHSMGASISMAIGFKISGYNRPVIATIGDSTFFHAGLQPLIEAVNKRVDLLVVVLDNSVVAMTGHQSTPAWETTESGRNVKPVDIVEIVRSVGVENLAVVDPFNLDEMTTKVSEFLKKPGVNVLIARAPCAILKVRREGVKRRYKVLSDKCTKCLACVRVTGCPALYVSDEKVAVSTEDCVGCGLCVRYCPYKAIVEVEAT; the protein is encoded by the coding sequence TTGAGGAATTATAATCCCTTGAAGGCTCCTGAGGGCGTTAGAATAGCGTTAATGGGTAACGAGGCTATAGCTAGGGGTGTCGTCGAGTCAGGGACTTACGTAGTGACAGGCTATCCTGGCACGCCTTCAAGTGAAATCATAATGACCCTTCACGAGTATGGCTCTGGACTAGATATTTACGCTGAGTGGGCTGTCAACGAGAGAGTCGCGTTCGAGATCGCACTAGGGGCTTCTCTGGGAGGAGCTAGGTCGTTAGTGACTATGAAGGGTCCAGGGCTTAACGTGGCCTCAGACCCTGCTTTATCAGCGGCTTACTCCGGTGTCAACGGAGGCATGACTATCTTAGTTGCCGACGACCCAGGGCCTATGACCACCCAGACTGAGCAAGATAGCAGGTGGTACGCTAAGCTATCTAAGCTACCTATGGTGTCTCCCTCCTCACCTCAGGAAGCAAAGGATTTCATGGTCGTATCCCAGAGATTAAGTGAGGCACTGCAGTTGCCTGTTATACTTAGAACCACTACCAGGGTGAATCATACAGTAGGTGAAGTGATCACAGGAGGTACGGAACTCCCTAGGGGATTTCAGGGGTTCAGAGCTGACCCGCCCAGATATGTTAGGGCTGGCATGTCTTGGAATCTTGAGAGACACAAGTGGCTTAATAATCAACTTAGACTAGTTGAAGGCCTTGTTAAGCAATATGGTCTAAACAGAGTTGTTGAAGGTGGTAACAAATGCATCGTTACTGAAGGTGTGAGCTACAACTACGTCATGGAGGTTCTGAGCAGGTACCGCCCTACCGGCAATAACGTTAAGGTGATCAAAGTCGACCTTCTGTGGCCCATCCCAAGAGAATTCCTGCTTAACTCGCTAAGTGATTGTGAGGAGGTATTGGTCGTTGAGGAGCTTGATCCATATCTAGAGGAGTCCGTTAAAGCTTTGCTTAACGAACAGAAAATCAGGGTTAACGTATACGGTAAGTCGAACGGGTTTCTTCCATTAGAAGGCGAGCTCAGCGCGCTTCTCGTTGCTAAAACCCTCTCTAAACTACTGGGGTTCGGAGTGCTGAGCGCGGAGCCTAGGCTGAAGAGTTTAGAAGTCCCATCGCGTCCACCACCCATGTGTCCTGGATGTCCCCACAGAAATTCCTACATAGCCATACTCTTCGGTATAGCCAAGGCTGGATACAGGCGTGAGGATATACCCATATTCGGTGATATAGGATGTTATGCGTTAAGTGTTAACCCACCGCTCAATGCTATATGGGTAGAGCACAGTATGGGGGCCAGCATCTCTATGGCTATAGGCTTTAAGATAAGTGGTTATAACAGACCTGTGATAGCTACGATAGGTGACTCCACATTCTTTCATGCAGGCTTACAACCGTTGATTGAAGCAGTTAATAAAAGGGTTGACCTTTTAGTTGTGGTGCTTGATAACTCGGTAGTGGCTATGACAGGCCATCAGTCAACGCCAGCATGGGAAACTACTGAGTCAGGTAGAAACGTAAAGCCCGTGGATATAGTTGAGATTGTACGGTCTGTGGGGGTTGAGAATTTAGCGGTAGTGGATCCCTTCAACCTAGATGAGATGACGACTAAAGTGAGTGAGTTCTTGAAGAAACCGGGCGTCAACGTCTTGATAGCCAGAGCCCCCTGCGCAATCCTTAAGGTTCGAAGAGAGGGCGTGAAGAGAAGGTATAAAGTCTTAAGTGACAAATGCACTAAATGTTTAGCTTGTGTAAGAGTTACTGGATGTCCCGCCCTATATGTGAGTGACGAGAAGGTCGCTGTGTCAACTGAAGACTGTGTCGGGTGCGGCCTCTGTGTCAGGTACTGTCCGTACAAAGCTATAGTTGAGGTGGAGGCAACGTGA
- a CDS encoding 2-oxoacid:acceptor oxidoreductase family protein produces MSESKIVNILISSVGGQGGLTLSRVIAVASVLSGYSVRTGETLGMAQRFGSVLSYVRVGIDGIVYSPLFDEGEAHYMVCMEVIECARALKYLGRDGVLIVDDVVKPPTSMSLVGSGSEIKSVLLKQISSTIDSARFFLVPAKRIAIELGSSRAANMVLLGVLNGISKLFSESAVTEAVSSLFSNSTREPSLLAYRRGVDYIKHL; encoded by the coding sequence GTGAGTGAATCCAAGATAGTGAATATTCTGATATCCTCAGTAGGAGGCCAGGGAGGTTTAACACTGTCTAGGGTCATAGCGGTAGCGTCCGTCCTTTCAGGCTATTCTGTAAGGACCGGCGAGACGTTGGGTATGGCTCAGAGATTTGGTAGTGTGCTGAGCTACGTTAGGGTAGGCATTGATGGGATTGTCTACTCTCCCCTCTTCGATGAGGGAGAAGCGCACTATATGGTGTGTATGGAGGTTATTGAATGCGCAAGGGCGCTGAAATATCTAGGAAGGGATGGTGTTTTGATAGTTGACGACGTGGTGAAACCCCCTACCTCAATGAGTCTCGTAGGCAGCGGTTCAGAGATTAAGAGTGTCCTGCTCAAGCAGATTAGCAGTACCATAGACTCTGCAAGGTTCTTTTTAGTTCCAGCCAAACGCATTGCAATAGAACTTGGCTCTTCAAGAGCGGCCAACATGGTTCTACTGGGAGTTTTAAACGGCATATCAAAGTTATTCAGTGAAAGTGCAGTTACTGAAGCCGTCTCAAGCCTTTTCAGCAATAGCACGAGAGAACCCTCGCTACTCGCATACCGGAGAGGCGTGGACTACATTAAACACTTATGA
- a CDS encoding HAD-IB family phosphatase has protein sequence MYCRVKIAVFDMDGVLVKWRSSWRALHEYFGSINIVNESRDAEKFLKGELSYEEWMRRDLEAIIKFLGRPPSRDEIVRALTRYELTEGATELIDFLKSANVITAILSGGVDVLAEMVGNRLGIDIILANKLVFDKNNHLAPYGIEVVNPLKKGGVLRKLSEDLRIPLSDFMYVGDSEWDFEALNVVGLPVLLSHGDVLLPEGTSYIMLNTLHDLKKLLNACFRR, from the coding sequence ATGTATTGCAGAGTAAAAATAGCTGTCTTCGATATGGATGGTGTTCTGGTTAAGTGGAGATCCTCTTGGAGAGCCCTTCACGAGTACTTCGGATCTATAAACATAGTTAATGAGAGTAGAGACGCCGAGAAATTTCTCAAGGGGGAACTATCTTATGAGGAGTGGATGAGAAGGGATCTTGAAGCCATAATAAAGTTTCTAGGCAGACCTCCAAGCAGAGACGAGATAGTTAGAGCCCTCACTAGATATGAGTTAACAGAAGGTGCAACGGAATTGATAGATTTCCTAAAATCGGCTAATGTCATCACAGCGATATTAAGTGGTGGAGTGGACGTACTTGCCGAGATGGTCGGCAATAGACTAGGTATAGACATAATACTTGCCAACAAGCTGGTCTTTGATAAGAACAATCATTTAGCTCCCTATGGAATAGAGGTGGTCAACCCTCTCAAGAAAGGGGGTGTCCTAAGGAAGCTCTCAGAAGATCTCAGAATACCACTTAGTGACTTCATGTACGTCGGTGATTCTGAATGGGATTTCGAAGCCTTGAACGTCGTGGGGCTTCCAGTGCTTCTTAGTCATGGCGACGTGCTGTTGCCAGAGGGAACAAGTTACATAATGCTTAACACACTCCATGATCTTAAGAAGTTACTGAACGCATGTTTTCGGCGATGA
- a CDS encoding aminopeptidase: protein MLNKLAKLITEYCTNVKAGDEVLVISTYEAYPLVREIWREVVVKGGYPRWSLNDEILNEIFYRHAPEELLRFQSRIDEFMSENVDVRISVLSSTHSKHLVSVDPERIKIRAQAMRKLSEIFMRRDSEGLLRWVVTAYPTRAMAQEANMSPLEYEDFVFRSLKLHAEDPVSAWVSQASLQQRVAEVLSKVSELRILSDDTDILLNVGGRVWINDDGRNNMPGGEVFTGPHEDFTEGFIRFDFPAVWRGVEVRNARLVFQRGEVVKADAEVGGELLRKMLETDEGARRLGEVAFGLNYDITRFTKEILFDEKIGGTTHMALGASYLKTGGINKSSIHWDLIKDMRRGKVFADGELIYEDGRFIAEVVK from the coding sequence GTGTTAAACAAACTTGCTAAATTAATTACTGAGTACTGCACTAACGTTAAAGCAGGTGATGAGGTTCTCGTGATTTCCACTTATGAAGCATACCCGCTAGTGCGTGAGATATGGAGGGAGGTAGTGGTGAAGGGTGGTTACCCGAGGTGGAGCCTAAACGATGAGATCCTCAATGAAATATTCTACAGACACGCGCCAGAGGAGCTCCTCAGGTTTCAGTCTAGGATAGACGAGTTCATGAGTGAGAACGTTGATGTAAGGATCTCCGTGCTTTCATCGACGCATTCGAAGCACCTAGTAAGCGTCGATCCTGAGAGAATCAAAATAAGGGCTCAGGCCATGCGTAAGCTGAGCGAGATATTCATGAGGAGAGATAGCGAAGGTCTTCTAAGGTGGGTTGTCACTGCGTATCCTACGAGGGCTATGGCTCAGGAGGCCAACATGTCCCCACTCGAGTACGAGGACTTTGTTTTCAGATCTCTCAAGCTCCACGCGGAGGATCCGGTCAGCGCCTGGGTGTCGCAGGCAAGCCTTCAGCAGAGAGTTGCAGAGGTTTTGAGCAAAGTTTCTGAGTTAAGGATACTGAGTGATGATACAGACATACTGCTCAATGTTGGTGGGAGGGTTTGGATCAATGATGACGGAAGGAATAACATGCCCGGAGGCGAGGTCTTCACAGGACCTCACGAAGATTTCACAGAGGGCTTCATCAGGTTTGACTTTCCAGCAGTATGGAGGGGGGTTGAAGTAAGGAATGCTAGACTAGTTTTCCAGAGGGGTGAGGTCGTGAAGGCTGATGCTGAAGTCGGTGGTGAACTCCTTCGGAAAATGCTTGAAACTGACGAGGGTGCAAGGAGGTTAGGTGAAGTAGCTTTCGGCCTGAACTACGACATAACTAGGTTTACCAAAGAGATACTGTTCGACGAGAAGATCGGAGGAACGACACACATGGCCTTAGGCGCTTCATACCTAAAGACAGGAGGAATCAACAAATCGTCGATACATTGGGACCTGATAAAGGATATGAGAAGAGGTAAAGTGTTTGCTGATGGAGAGTTAATATATGAGGACGGCAGATTCATCGCAGAGGTAGTCAAGTAG